From one Amaranthus tricolor cultivar Red isolate AtriRed21 chromosome 17, ASM2621246v1, whole genome shotgun sequence genomic stretch:
- the LOC130803900 gene encoding rhamnogalacturonan I rhamnosyltransferase 1-like has product MGIAEKKQRIQDFNCIMCKVEESELIRERKVVNGGTNAWKMDIKLEKLLNDSASKLEKLRSIRTRKAKKKMIQIFTFILFWFFVIHWTTNGEYWRPTVITHWHYPLKNYAIDLHMNVEKSFILPKIARPPKRVYTNNGYLMVSCNGGLNQMRAAICDMVTIARYLNVTLIVPELDKKSFWKDPSDFQDIFDVDHFINSLRDEVRILKELPPKWKQRFDENKGISLAPVSWSDLSYYQNQILPLFLKHKVVHLNKTDARLANNGFPVDIQKLRCKVNYQALKFTPEIEELGQRVVNILKQKGSFLALHLRYEKDMLAFSGCTHGCTADEANNLTEMRYAYTWWKDKVIDSDAKRREGLCPLTPEETALTLKALGIDRNTQIYIASGEIYGGKRRMASLADAFPNLVRKETLLEPSDLWFFQNRSSQMAALDYLVSLESDIFVPTYDGNMARVVEGHRRYMNFKKTITLDKKLLVELIDAYNSKSLSWDEFSSAVKAAHADRMGTPRTRAVIPNKPKEEDYFYSNPYECLEQQPDEALQ; this is encoded by the exons ATGGGTATTGCAGAAAAGAAGCAGAGAATACAAGATTTCAACTGCATAATGTGTAAAGTTGAAGAATCTGAGTTAATAAGGGAAAGAAAAGTTGTTAATGGCGGAACAAATGCATGGAAAATGgatataaaattagagaaattattGAATGATTCAGCATCAAAATTGGAAAAATTAAGAAGTATTCGAACCAGAAAAGCCAAGAAAAAGATGATtcaaatttttacttttattttattttggttttttgtGATTCATTGGACTACAAATGGTGAATATTGGAGACCAACTGTGATTACACATTGGCATTATCCTTTGAAAAATTATGCAATTGATTTGCATATGAATGTTGAGAAGTCTTTTATTCTTCCCAAGATTGCTCGCCCACCAAAGA GGGTTTATACAAACAATGGTTACCTTATGGTATCCTGTAATGGTGGTCTTAATCAAATGAGAGCAGCA ATATGTGATATGGTTACAATTGCTAGATATTTGAATGTCACTCTTATTGTTCCCGAGTTGgataaaaaatcattttggaaGGATCCTAG TGATTTCCAAGACATTTTTGATGTTGATCATTTCATAAATTCATTGAGAGATGAAGTTCGGATTTTGAAAGAGTTACCTCCTAAATGGAAGCAAAGATTTGATGAAAACAAAGGAATTTCTCTGGCTCCAGTTAGTTGGTCTGACCTTTCTTATTATCAAAACCAG ATTCTTCCGCTGTTTCTGAAACACAAGGTTGTACATTTGAACAAAACTGATGCTCGGCTTGCAAATAATGGGTTCCCAGTCGATATACAAAAACTACGGTGTAAGGTGAACTATCAAGCATTGAAATTCACCCCGGAAATTGAAGAATTAGGGCAAAGGGTGGTGAATATCCTGAAGCAAAAGGGTTCGTTTTTGGCGCTCCATCTTCGATACGAAAAGGACATGTTAGCCTTCTCTGGCTGTACTCATGGGTGTACTGCTGATGAGGCGAATAATCTGACTGAAATGAG GTATGCCTACACTTGGTGGAAGGATAAAGTCATAGACTCGGATGCTAAACGACGAGAAGGTCTTTGCCCATTGACACCCGAAGAAACTGCCTTAACCTTGAAAGCACTAGGAATTGATCGAAATACTCAAATTTATATTGCTTCCGGGGAAATATATGGGGGAAAGCGGAGAATGGCTAGCTTAGCTGATGCATTCCCGAATTTG GTGAGGAAGGAAACTTTACTTGAACCTTCAGACTTATGGTTTTTCCAGAATCGCTCGTCTCAGATGGCTGCGTTAGACTATCTGGTCTCGTTGGAGAGCGATATATTTGTTCCTACTTATGACGGAAATATGGCGAGAGTTGTCGAGGGCCATCGCAG ATACATGAATTTCAAGAAGACGATTACATTGGATAaaaagcttttggttgaattaatcGATGCATACAACTCCAAATCGTTGAGTTGGGATGAGTTCTCATCGGCTGTTAAGGCAGCTCATGCTGATCGTATGGGAACACCCCGTACACGAGCTGTGATTCCCAATAAACCCAAAGAAGAAGACTATTTCTATTCCAATCCGTACGAGTGCTTGGAACAACAACCAGATGAAGCATTACAATAA